In Plasmodium gaboni strain SY75 chromosome 14, whole genome shotgun sequence, one genomic interval encodes:
- a CDS encoding hypothetical protein (conserved Plasmodium protein, unknown function): protein MFNRKKKKTPKPINLNELEEKINILNFMKNDFEIVLQKENEKHCQVSIQNTNKEETSTLEREKINIILKELIISCNEKKEQLNNYINVSKDIIQKNNETIEKEKNEINELILQKDEEIRNVEKKIVIVQNFYKDINKGIIQLINNLEVYLKDKLNININIKKINDKTIELMNDQKLNQQQQCKENEFKNILYMSIDKYNEQISTIRSFIKKIKLKEEIDIIKEGNIINTYDGILSKPSNNTNEQKEENHKNDDSHAENVNNSFRQYVMINMEEEYKKNNIKMDHKVNTNKENHDSCEDEDNSSDDEDNSSDEDNSSDEYNSSDEYNSFDDEDNSSDEKNSSDDEDNSSDDEDNSSDDEDNSSDDEELEKEQLHNLQDDKKNYMLKKNINETLLSSLDDNKNKFSSSNSERTKSSETHKNGDIDNDKNKEIYNYLYSEEETCEQKKNNESSNTDDDDNNKKEHFIKKFTTLRTNKNILNEDVQFLMDKIKKIDYDYITYFEKKLKYK, encoded by the coding sequence atgtttaatagaaaaaagaaaaaaacaCCTAAGCCTATTAATCTGAATGAACtggaagaaaaaataaatatcttAAACTTTATGAAAAATGACTTTGAAATAGTACtacaaaaagaaaatgaaaagcATTGTCAGGTGTCCATACAAAATACCAATAAAGAAGAAACAAGTACATTAGaaagagaaaaaataaatataatattaaaagaattaattatatcttgtaatgaaaagaaagaacaattaaataattatataaacgTTTCTAAGGATATAAtccaaaaaaataatgaaactatagaaaaagaaaaaaatgaaataaacgaattaatattacaaaaggatgaagaaataagaaatgttgaaaaaaaaattgtcatagtacaaaatttttataaagatataaataaaggGATAATACAActtattaataatttagaAGTATACTTAAAAGATAAATTGAATATAaacattaatataaaaaaaataaatgataaaacAATTGAATTAATGAATGACCAAAAATTAAATCAACAACAACAATGtaaagaaaatgaatttaaaaatattttgtatatgtcgatagataaatataatgagCAAATATCTACTATTCGTTctttcataaaaaaaattaaattgaaagaagaaattgatataataaaagaaggtaatataataaatacatatgaTGGTATATTAAGTAAACCATCTAATAATACCAATGAGCAAAAAGAGGaaaatcataaaaatgatgattCACATGCTGAAAATGTCAATAACAGTTTTAGACAATATGTAATGATTAATATGGAAGAAGAATacaagaaaaataatataaaaatggaTCATAAGGTGAATACTAATAAGGAAAATCATGATAGTTGTGAAGATGAAGATAATAGTTCtgatgatgaagataatagttctgatgaagataatagctctgatgaatataatagctctgatgaatataatagttttgatgatgaagataatagttctgatgaaaaaaatagttctgatgatgaagataatagttctgatgatgaagataataGTTCCgatgatgaagataataGTTCCGATGATGAAGAATTAGAAAAAGAACAATTACACAATTTACaagatgataaaaaaaattacatgttaaagaaaaatataaacgAAACATTATTATCCTCTTTAGATGacaacaaaaataaattttcatCAAGCAACAGTGAAAGAACTAAATCATCAGAAACACACAAAAACGGAGATATagataatgataaaaataaagaaatatataattatcttTATTCTGAGGAAGAAACATgtgaacaaaaaaaaaataatgaatcATCGAATACagatgatgatgataataataaaaaggaacattttataaaaaaattcaCTACATTAAGAAcaaataagaatatattaaatgaagaTGTCCAATTCTTAATGgacaaaattaaaaaaatagattatgattatataacgtattttgaaaaaaaactgaaatataaataa
- a CDS encoding putative large ribosomal subunit nuclear export factor yields the protein MNKKLNNKFKKNHSVVKFNKKDVNRYDFKKKSQSFKHKKSKLKNSHFGVNKNWKDKIKSSHIKRRDSNNNNIKNNQDKRSSKYEENKKDIYDIEHIISSIIEKKVSLKKVDDKFINNIKTIYDMNEEWFILKKKLEHVVVKYVIKKKKKNLQYDNLNFYVKKFQKRKSLYDKIEKGDGEENGITINDKKEEGTKNKNEDEDEDNSDNNNYYDNMKKDSSFVYQAKLFLLDNEDILFDMDEEKKQVVLNSKLWNKKIKAFLKKKCTSQNITLNNDDDEKTKFIDYNNIPIHLNELYNNDSINKNVCVNNNKSDVKIKIKLMLKKKISMNDIYHLIYNIGINMIYNYYQLYLEKYSNDEEKIHLEVIHNKNNIFSDRINNIVVLIKKNPLIYFIYIKVLIDFYNKKEDVFLKKSILECLKHIYLYIIPNEYLLNIEENNQIVLHYILNIIFNRFNFKEYNFSSYYFFLNALIYIYSFENYLKKSFLQYIFILKNGIYSLIPSLFYLSANNINEFCLKKKENKFANLNIILEGYCILNKGNPLLLNFLKYLITLEKFKEYITNYIFQKILVSIKYCVDIIVDHLKNKNEQKVNKVDDKLKKDIVCINRCLYILYKMDSHSFNNMMENIIYFATYLFEMFSKNIYELYEHKNELLNEWSVEKMAYIYYEKDDTQKGMITDTTNRGSYCPITNISNGDNGQQNNAQYLDNYNDNNNNNNIINEINIKKEHEDDLNNEQKINKKNISNGYNFNTNNKCHDNNGEAFSSSENIHEKNISSDQLNDKENELKDEMNDISAEKEKSQKKEDNKKKKNIEENIFNKYCLYGYLSSKVLKLLSSILVKNMYFIIYNRCLSLKDKNNNPFNEKTKKIEENKCLHSLNVLSFLKVIKSVESYKIKINFLVLMFLLLYSSKQIDDNTYCYFFSILKDMNYYESEHTYNLYSLLTVLILTDNNIIRNISFIKRIFQHSIHSKELWTHVFSIMMIRYLILKKPELIKYLYHEENKLYENNLNYVKNNYILKFKKYNQGKEVNINDKMFIYNKSINNPVDTNSILTHLYEFYTFSSMLNDNFKSILLEFRNITIFNYNPFQRKRYSSIRNSVHLDFSKKSGSLIKTEKEHKQEEDNKDYINSHDNTTKKDTHINVNNNDDNIHNNNSSSSNNVKVNNNGKNSSENDYDDDDLVINIKTKYHNKNEKDIKSNFTLNLNIDEVTTSAVSMDEEPKEEKIIYNKQEENKEHKTINNHSHIRHNSISNELLYEYTYETSAVINIMEKLAIEYKNAKEQLNMLYTYNNFLHDSCINDRSVNQNNNNNNNNNVDIKKPKQKLIHNVYQKYFYDILYSYNNNSFKKFKDKYHIKKKKAKSKHRQDDQDASSSDEEQEEDEFLDDYIRKNFDIDNDINIGDDDEDDILINNKFKRNQNKRKLSYGDPNNYKQEFKRKKTKTGDDLKDDSIEFTDFINKLKKKKNN from the coding sequence ATGAATAAAAAGttgaataataaatttaagAAAAACCATAGCGTTGTTAAgtttaataaaaaggatGTGAATCGATATGATTTTAAGAAGAAAAGTCAAAGttttaaacataaaaaGTCTAAATTGAAAAATAGCCATTTTGGCGTTAATAAAAATTGGAAGgacaaaataaaaagttcgcatataaaaagaagagatagtaataataataatattaaaaataatcaGGATAAGAGGAGTTCCAAATATGAAgagaataaaaaagatatttatgatattgaacatataataagcagtattattgaaaaaaaagtgtccttaaaaaaagtagatgataaatttataaataatatcaaaaccatttatgatatgaatgaagaatggtttatattaaaaaaaaaattagaacATGTTGTAGTCaaatatgttattaaaaaaaaaaaaaaaaacctACAATATGAcaatttaaatttttatgtgaagaaatttcaaaaaagaaaaagtttatatgataaaattgAAAAAGGTGATGGGGAAGAAAATGGAATAACCATAAATGATAAGAAAGAAGAAGGaacaaaaaataagaaCGAAGATGAAGATGAAGACAATAGTGATAacaataattattatgataatatgaaaaaagaTTCTTCTTTTGTTTATCAAGCCaaattatttcttttagATAATGAAGACATACTTTTTGATATGGATGAGGAAAAAAAACAAGTTGTTTTAAATTCAAAATTATggaacaaaaaaataaaagcTTTTCTTAAAAAGAAATGCACGTCacaaaatataacattaaataatgatgatgatgaaaaaaCGAAATTTATagattataataatatccCAATACATTTAAAcgaattatataataatgatagcattaataaaaatgtttgTGTAAATAACAACAAGAGTGATgtgaaaataaaaataaaattaatgttaaaaaagaaaataagtatgaatgatatttatcatttaatttataatatagggataaatatgatttataattattatcaactttatttagaaaaatattctaatgatgaagaaaaaattcATTTAGAGGttatacataataaaaataatatatttagtgatagaataaataatattgttgtattaataaaaaaaaatccacttatatattttatatatataaaagtattaATTGATTTctataataaaaaagaagatgtatttttaaaaaaatctATACTTGAATGtttaaaacatatatatttatatattataccaaatgaatatttactaaatattgaagaaaataatcaaatagttttgcattatatattaaatataatatttaaccgatttaattttaaagaatataatttttcttcatattattttttcttaaatgcattaatatatatttattcatttgaaaattatttgaaGAAATCATTTctacaatatatttttatactAAAAAATGGCATATATAGCTTGATCCCTAgtttattttatctatcagcgaataatataaatgaattttgtttaaagaaaaaagaaaataaatttgctaatcttaatattatattagAAGGATATTGTATACTTAATAAAGGTAATCCATTActattaaattttttaaaatatttaattaccttagaaaaatttaaagaatacataactaattatatttttcaaaaaatacTTGTAAGCATAAAATATTGTGTAGATATTATAGTAgatcatttaaaaaataaaaatgaacaaaagGTTAATAAGGTAGATgacaaattaaaaaaggatattgtatgtataaatagatgtttatatatattatataaaatggATTCACATTCTTTTAACAATATGAtggaaaatattatatattttgcTACATACCTTTTTGAAATgttttcaaaaaatatatatgaattgTATGAACacaaaaatgaattattgAATGAATGGAGTGTAGAAAAAATggcatatatatattatgaaaagGATGATACACAAAAAGGAATGATAACCGATACAACTAATAGAGGATCCTATTGCCctataacaaatatatcAAATGGTGATAATGGTCAACAAAACAATGCTCAATATTTAGATAATTAcaatgataataataataataataatattattaatgagataaatattaaaaaggaACATGAAGATGATCTAAATaatgaacaaaaaataaataaaaagaatatttcaaatggttataattttaatacTAATAACAAATGTCATGATAATAACGGAGAAGCATTTAGTAGTTCTGAAAATATtcatgaaaaaaatatatcaagTGACCAACTGAATGACAAAGAAAATGAATTGAAAGACGAAATGAATGATATATCAGCAGAAAAGGAAAAGTCTCAAAAAAAAGAggataataaaaaaaaaaaaaatatagaagaaaatatatttaataaatattgtttatatgGTTATTTAAGTAGTAAAGTtcttaaattattatcaagTATTTtagtaaaaaatatgtattttattatatataatagatgtttatcattaaaagataaaaataataatccttttaatgaaaagacaaaaaaaatagaagaGAACAAATGTTTACATAGTTTAAATGTATTATCCTTTTTAAAAGTTATTAAAAGTGTAgaatcatataaaataaaaataaatttctTAGTTCTTATGTtccttttattatattcatcaaAACAAATAGATGACAATAcatattgttatttttttagCATATTGAAAGACatgaattattatgaaagtgaacatacatataatttatatagTCTATTGACAGTGTTAATATTAAcagataataatattataagaaatattagTTTTATCAAAAGAATTTTTCAACATAGTATCCATTCAAAAGAATTATGGACACATGTTTTTTCTATCATGATGATAAGATATTTGATATTGAAAAAACCAGAACTTatcaaatatttatatcatgaagaaaacaaattatatgaaaataatctgaattatgttaaaaataattatatattaaaatttaaaaaatataatcaaGGGAAAGAAGTTAATATCAATGAtaaaatgtttatttataataagTCAATCAATAATCCAGTAGATACAAATTCAATATTAACACATCTATATGAATTTTATACATTCTCTTCTATgttaaatgataattttaaaaGTATACTCTTAGAATTTAGAAATATAACCATATTTAATTACAACCCTTTTCaaagaaaaagatataGTTCTATAAGAAATTCTGTTCACCTAGATTTTTCTAAAAAAAGTGGAAGTTTAATAAAAACGGAGAAGGAACATAAACAAGAGGAGGATAATAAGGATTATATAAACAGTCACGATAATACAACTAAAAAGGATACACACATCAACgttaataataatgatgataatattcataataataatagtagtagtagtaataatgtaaaagtaaataataatggTAAGAATTCATCGGAGAATgattatgatgatgatgattTGGTCATTAAcataaaaacaaaatatcataataaaaatgaaaaggacataaaaagtaattttacattaaatttaaatattgaTGAAGTTACAACTAGTGCTGTTAGTATGGATGAGGAGCCcaaagaagaaaaaattatatataataaacaagAAGAAAACAAAGAACATAAAACAATTAATAATCATTCGCATATTAGGCATAATAGCATATcaaatgaattattatatgaatatacaTATGAAACAAGTGCtgttataaatattatggAAAAATTAGCCatagaatataaaaatgcAAAAGAACAACTAAACATGTTATATACgtataataatttcttaCATGATTCATGTATTAATGACAGATCAGttaatcaaaataataataataataataataacaatgTTGATATAAAGAAACcaaaacaaaaattaatacataATGTATAccaaaaatatttctatgatatattatactcatataataataatagttttaaaaagttcaaagataaatatcatattaaaaagaaaaaagcAAAATCCAAACATCGTCAAGATGACCAAGATGCTTCATCAAGTGATGAAGAACAGGAAGAAGATGAATTTTTAGATGattatataagaaaaaattttgatatagataatgatataaatattggTGACGACGATGAGGATGATATACTTATTAAcaataaatttaaaagaaatcAAAACAAAAGAAAACTATCATATGGTGATccaaataattataaacaGGAATTTAAGAggaaaaaaacaaaaacGGGTGATGACCTAAAGGATGATTCTATAGAATTCACAGATTTTATtaacaaattaaaaaagaaaaaaaataattaa